The Panulirus ornatus isolate Po-2019 chromosome 8, ASM3632096v1, whole genome shotgun sequence genome includes the window CTTGCCTACAGTCATGGAAATTAGAATTTGTTGATAATTCATGTTGTATACTTAGTACGATATGTAAATATGTTTACTATGTATTTTCCCAAAATAAATGCAATCATTCAATTATTGATGCTTACCTATACCATCATCTTGCTACTCCTACCTCTTGATCCTGATGCTACACTTGAACTGGTGAACGTGAGAAATGCTTTAATTAAAAGCATGTGTCCCAGCCATATTTGCTGGCTACATACACTGATGGTGTAAGTAAACAAGTGTAGCTACAGTTCAGTGTATCTTGATGCCATATAGAGGAAGACCTACAGAATAACAAGTCCAACCCACACAGTATgaaggataggaaaaaaaaaagaactcttaAAAGACACCTATTGCTACCCTGACACATAGGGCTCAAACTTAGTGAGTAGGAGCAGCAAATATGGCTGGGAATCCTGTTTTCAAATCATTTTCTCATGGTTGCCATCTCGTGTGGCATCAGGAGTGAGAGGCAGAAGGATGGTATAAGTAAAATGATTCATTAAGTTTGGCATAATTCATAAATAGTGAACCTTTTTAAATATATTAACATGGATCGAACAAATCTATTTCCAATGTGGTCTCTTGATACATAAAAAATTATTAAAGGCACAGAGTAAAGAATAACAAAGAGTATGAACTTACAGTTGCACTAGATTCAAAACAGAATAATTTCATAATGACTAAAAACTAATATTAGAGAGGTGAGCACAAGCATAAAAGGATTAAAAATCATTTACAAACACATGAAGATCATTGGCAACTAACTTATTCCCTAAAACGATTATACACATTCCCTTCTATGACTGACTAGCATTCATTTAGGGAATTTTAACTATAATTATGAACTTTCCTTTTCTAAAACATGTTATTCTGAATGTGGATTTGAACGATCTTGAATCCAATGATATAATGAAGGGATAGGAGGAGTGTCAGAGGCTTATGGGAGGACTCGAGAAGACTTTATAGCATCATGACTGACTGTCAGCTGTTCACGTGGCTGACAAAAGTTCCTGTAATGTGATAGCCTTACATAGGAAAGGACAGCAAGACTGGCATAGGAGAGTAGAAACACTGCAAATATTTCCTAATTCCCAGTGATGTTCACTGAGAATTCTCAGTTTGAACTGAAAATGTACAAACCTTacatgaagtagatgtgacggccTGGGCATAGAAGCTTGCCAGCATCACAGGCCGAGCAAGGAGGTACTGTACTCACCTGGGGCAGAGCAGGGGACCACTGGTCATGCTGGTAGGCCAGGCGGAGGAGGTCTTGGGCGAAGCGTGGGGTGAAGGTTGGGTACTGGTACACCTCATCACAAGGCTGTCAGAACAGCACACATTATACACGTTTGCTAACTGCCATATTTAGTCAGTTGTATACTATTATTAGCAGATAAACTGTAGTTCAACCTTTGAAATCATCTATGGACCAAGAACAATACTTTCATCTATTCTGTGTAGATCATACCAAGCTTTGCTGTGTTACACCACCGACCTGCTTGAAAGAATGGCTGTCTATTTGTTGAAATAGCCCTGCTAGAGATAGCATCAAGGTAATATATGGAGTAAACTAGGAATTTTTAAAAAGCCTTAAAGAGTTTTCCTCAATACAGCCCATCCATAATCAAGTAAATCTCAAAAATGGAGAAAATCTTGCTCACTGATGGTGCCTCCTCCACActcatctcactcattctctttggtAGAACACCACTAATTCACAGCTTCTTCTTGATATGCATACCACCTCACAGAACAGGAGAAAACCAGACACATGTAAGTTTCCTTTCCTGATATCCACTCACAGCATAGGTTAGTAGAAACCCTGATACAGTCAGGGTTTCTTCCTTATAACCACGTCACCCACAACATCCCACTCATAGTCTTTCTCTGACATCTGCTTCAACCCTAGCAAAAGTATCACTCATAATTTACTGATGTCCTTATTACTCACCCTTATAACCTTGGAAAATTGGCCATGCATGACATCATTCCAGGTAGATGTGAGGTACATGAGGTTCCACAGGAAGGGGTTGGAAAAGTAAGAGGTTAAGTCAGGGGTACTGAGGTCATAATGGGTGGTGTTCAACATGACTCCAAGGTTGGGTGTGGCTGTCGTCACCACCATGGGCACACCGGCATCCCAAAGAGCACCACAGAAGGCCATGTCAGTAGGGTCAAGGTGTTGATGGGTCCTGGGCGGAGTGTAGGTATAGGGTGAAGTGAGCTGCGCCAAAATGTCATGTCGGATGGcatacacaccgcacacacagGAGGCATGCCAATATCCTCTGTCATGAGAAACatgcatatatcatatatatatcttttaggaTATAGGAGAAAGAATGATACCCTTGTATTCCCAGCATGTTTTCCTTCAAACAGCAATACACAATGATATAACATTACCTTGCAACAAAGATTTATATATCCTTATTATACAGAGACTACTAAACACATTTTCTGCCTCCCATTATTTTCAAAGATGATATGCATGTAAGGTTTCTTGCACGTACAAGCATATGACAATTTCTGAATGAAGTTATCATTGATCTGATTGCAGAGACTAGTGTTTCTCGCAGCCTGAGTATCAGCAACCTGCCTTAGTGTGTCTTGATTGGTTAGTGTTCTTAATTTACTCTTccttggctgccacttcattgTGGAAATTTTACTTCTGGGTGCTGTAATTCTTCCACCAGTAATTCAGGATGGTTGGCTTTACCATTCTAAGGGGAAGAAAGGCTGaattctcacctggaagcaagaaaatgtgggctCGTGTAATTTCTTGGGGCACTGATTGCTCAGAATGCACGATCAGGCatctgcttcctgcaacacctgaAAAGTGCTCACCTTGTTTAGATCAAGACTCTATGGATGTTGAatccttcaggaaccttgccaattctatGCCTGGACGTCTGTAGATGGTAACTAAGGCCAAGGGGAGATAACAAAGCACTGAAATAtagtgtgacatcgcctttgaaaatgtactGGGAGGTGGACAAGGTATTTTTTTGCGTACACTGCAGATTTTTTGACCTGTAAGGCATACATCGAACTAGATAAGATACTCTGTTCCATTTCAAAGTGATATGCTTTTCTTACTTACCAGTGAAAGGAAAGTAATCAGATGACCTTcactgtgtgtatttgtgttactGACCTTGCACTATGCTGTCCACTTAAGAGGTGGGCGTGGTCCCAGGAGTGGGTGGGGTTCAAGGTCGTTGGGTCAATGTCTCGCCAGAAGGATGCTTCGGTCCCTTTTTGGATTCTGAGGAATACGCGATGAAACTCActttggtgaggggagggaggggggaatcttTCAATACTTGTGTATTGTGgacaaaaacaaaggaaaaaaagctTAACTTTATATCAATCGATAGTTTTCACAGACAATGGTATCCAGCCTCTGAAAACTAAAGGATGTCCATAAAGTTTGCAGCTGAGAAattctttttaaagaaaatacatttattAAGTAAATGATGATAACATCTATAAATAGTGATGATATTCTATACAGAATAAACTTCAAAGAAACATCCCAATACAATATAATATTGTCAGGTTTCGATACTTCAGAGTGGTTTTGTACACTTACCAAGGTTCAACGTTCAAAGATCTGGCTTTGATGACACCGTACTCAATATCTTAAAGGCCTTGAGTGCTGAATGGTCGCAGTACGCTGGTGTCTGACTTATGCTACCCAAGGTTAGCTCATAATAATGGGCAAGGCCCAAGAGGAAAAGTTGAATGTTTACCCTCAAGGTAAATCAATCCTAGaggcattaatgatgataatatactgATAGAGGGTTACCTGAGCGCGGGAGCCAGGACGGGATGTCCCAGGCTCAGCAGGAGGGCAGGGATCTCAGGGTTGAGGAAGACGTCAGAGTCGATGTGGAGGAACCATTTACACCCGAGCCGCATACATTCTTTCCTGCTCGTGgatataacagtaatgataatgatataatgttaGTCACATCacagtaatgataacataatGATTGTCGAGATAACGATAAGAATGATTATGAGATGAGATATTCAGGTCAAAATTTGTTCGAGTTACAGTAACGTATTGGTTTTCAAATCGATGTTCATTTCCTACCTCGTTCACATCCGTACCTTTAACATCATTTTCAAATACATTAATCAATGGTCCACTTCTATCGTGCTGCAGAAGTTGTACAGCCCGACTATCACAAATGATGTGGTAATGTAAATATAACATTTGAAATGCTGACTGAGATCGATTTCATCAACAAATGTTCAGTACTAACATTTTGCACTGAAGTTCATGTTCCTAAATATGTGAGGTTATATAGTGTACGTGCTCTCGTTGGCTAGTCCTTATCGTAGTTTTCCCATCTTTATTTGACAATCGTATGACTTATATAGCTCTCTTTACTCAGAGTGTGATTAATGAGGCAATTAATCTATTTCAATTTCTACCTTAGTGGTTAGACTGCGCCAAAACAAACGGCTATTGTGTACATGGCGTCTGCTCTAATGACACATTGACCTGATTATTTCGGCATAAGAAGTTGGTGGCACATATGAAGACATAGGTCCACGTGGATGGAAGACCTGCTTAGTCTACTGAAAACAAATATAGAATCGTAATCATCTGAAGTTCCACGGATTTCCAGAAGATTCCAAAAGGTGAAGAGATTATGGTCACAGTAGCTTTTAGAAGTCTTTTACATACTTCttcaaacagttatcaaaattgGACAAATCCTTGATCCTCTATGTAAATTTTCCGTGATATGTCACGAGTTAGCTAAGTTTTAACTTCCTCTACATGGCACTAATGACATCTCTTCTAAAATACAAGTACTCGAGGATAATTACACTTGCTAATTACAGTCTTCTTGTTCCAACTTTGTTTTGCTCACTCACCACCATCGCCTGAAGGTGTAACAAGCGTGTGTTTGTGCAACTGTTATAAGCCATTTTTGGCAGTGTTACGTCACGGTTACTTTAGAAAACTGTAAACAAGTAAAAGCTAGTAAGATAGCAGTGGTTGATACTTCTTAAGTATCTCGATGTGTtgtaaatatatcaaaaaaacaaCTGTAAACAATCAGTTGTTGATAAGGATCCCAAGCGATCGCCACTTTTGATAAAGCATTTGAAATAAATCAGCGTAATCCGTATGGATAAAGAAGTCACGCTGAGAATGTTAGATGACCTTGATAAGGTAAGTAGTTTCTCGTTGAAATAATTGGACTGTTTGACGCTATCGCTGACTTATCCTCATGTCTGTATCTATGCTTTGAATGTGATTATAGTATGGACAGTACGGGTGAATatttgttttctgtatatgtataaacTGTACAATTCTAGATATGAATGTTAGATAATATCTTTATCACCgtgattctttatatatatatatatatatatatatatatatatatatatatatatatatatatatatatatatatatatatatattggaaaggatcacaattttacgcgtgatcacgACATTCCTGAGTCGTGTTTCATttattcccgtggactcataggaatatatatatatatatatatatatatatatatatatatatatatatatatatatatatatatatatatcgaaagaaACTTTAGATGAGCTGCTCAGTATCAGTGTGATGAAAGGAAAAAGTATTAGTTTCATTTACTACACATTTTAGAACGAAAGATGTGGACATGTTTGGCGCCAGCATATCGAGACTCAGTATCACTGAGGAGGTAGGTAGGAGCCAAGCAGTCTGGGACCTGCGCCAATTAATGTTTAAGTTTACTCTTGTTGGCTCTGGAATATAAGGTCCTCAGTGGCTGAATGGGAGGCATTATGACACCTCCGCGACGCCTCGGTTAAAGGTTCCgttgtttgtctgtatgtctttACAGAATCATGCGACAGGGATGGATACTTTCAGCAGGCTTAAACTTGTTAAGGGAGTTGGTCTTGAGCTACCTCAGCTCCGCCGAGTGTATTGAGGTCAAATTGGATTATCTTGGTTAAGTTTAGAGGTGGGTCAGCGATGATGATGTTCAGTTTGATGTTTTGCGTAAATCGAAAATGACTGTTGGTGTGCATGTCTTTTCGTGATAgcaatacttttttttctgtccGTTTTCAGAATAATTATGTTAATATTCGTTCTTTTTATCTGACTAGTGTTTAGAGCGAATCACACCGTGAACAGTAAATGataaatgtataatttttttttgcttaactTTGAAacacttttgatatatatttatagattttGATACCTCATGGTGGCTACCTAAAGTATCTTTTTCTTAAGAGAATTCTCATTATTAGCATAAGCTTATGCCTAAAATTATGAGTTTAAAGATATTTCGAATTGTTCCGAGATAAAGAAAATCTAACACAGTTAAGGTAAAGTCTCCTCACAATGTGATTAAATAAAGGACAAATGAACACATTGAAAGACAGACATGTTTGACTAAACCCACTTGTCAACAATTTTGAGTCAGAAGTTAAATTGATATTATCCCGAACAATGAGTCAAGTCACGCTATTCAATCAAATGGTAACTGATTTACATAAGTATTAAGATACTCTTTGTGAGTTAAATAGTATATGACAGTCAGAAAAATTCTGTGATGAGAGAATCATTCTTCTGGAGGGCGAAAGACTTATTCAGTTTTCAACTTATCTTGAAAGAAtcgtaaaaagattttgaaagcaaCGAGACGTGGGAGCCAGTTTctccatttacatattcattatgGGGTAAGTTTCCTTAAGAGATAAATCTGGTTTTAAAAGCACTGCGCTTTCCATTGTGTAAGGATGTTTCTATAAAGGTATTTTAAAGAATTACTTGGAAGACAGTGTGGCAGACACATATGCCATATGTAAACCCAAGGACCCAACTGTTATGGGGTTCCTGCTCCTTTCATGTCCCgcagcttccagtagcagggaaacgttggactcctttgaagtgagtagtagcagtagtagtagtagtggaagtgaTCAACATGATACATGGCATGTATATGCCACTGCGACGTGTACACTCACAGGATCATGTTCTTGGCGTCGGCCTCATCCTTTATATCCCCTGTAGGCTGGAGGAGAGTGACTTTTCTCGCTGTCTGACGCAGGCGCGACGCGAAATCCTCCACCACCCCGCTGTATTGCTCCAcctgggtgatgggaggggagaccTTTGATTTACTCGGTTACTGGTACATGCTTACCTGTATGGCATGCGCTGCTGGCCTTACATTTCATCATCCTGTGGGGATCAGTTCATTAAAAGTACTTTGTAGGACCAAGTGTTGCCGAGAGAATAAAAGAAATTTGGTAAAAGAAACACTCAAGACTGAAGGAGGACAAGCCTCAGTGTGGGAGAGGACTCGCTAGTGGGAGAAGAGCTAGCCAAGTTGTAGGAGTGGGACTGGTTGTGGGAGTGGAGATAACAAGATTATGAGAGTGGGATTGGTCAGATTGTGGAAGAGGGGCTGGTCAGGTCGTGGGAGTGGGGCTGATCGGGTTGTAGGAGTGGGGCTGGTCAGGTTGTGGAAGGGGGGCTGTTCAGGATGTGGGAGTGGGGCTGTTCAGGATGTGGGAGTGGGGCTGTTAAGGTTGTGGGAGTGGGTCTGCCCaggttgtgggagtgagactCGTCAGGTTGTGGGAATGGGTCTAACCAGTTTGTGGGATAGGGGCTGACCAGGTTGTATAGGAATGGGAATGACCAGTTTGTGGGAGTGGGTCTGCTGCCTAGGTTGCGGGAATAGAACTGAACAGGTTGTGGGAGTGGGGTTGACTGGGAGTAGGATTGTATGGTTGTTGTGGGGTGGGACAGGCCATAGCTTATGGGCCTGAGATTCTCGAAGCGGCTGAGGGTGTTGGAATGAACTTGGCTGTggagggcgagtgtgtgtgtgtgtgtgtggggtggggggaaacaGGAGCGACTCGCTCGAAGCGGACTGACCTGGTTGTAGAGGAAGAAGTGCGTGCGGTTGGGATGGAGGCcgtggagcaggagggaggtcaGGCTTTCGTTCAGGAACGGCTGTGGTCTGAGGAcgaacacccccaccaccacctcatgcgTCACGTTCAGCACGGTCTGGTCGTCTGCGGCGAGCAAGAGAGGGTCGGGTACGGTCCTCGTGAAAGAAACTAGCTCTACTGTATCCACATGAACATCTTGATGGATATGAAGGATAATTGGGCATCGTTTTGATAAATAGAAGCTCGTGAATTTAACTGTAAATCAGAGGAGCGATTAGTGTTGTAGGTCCCAGAAGTTTTGTAAGCTTTAGGATAGTGTTGTTGTGAATTCCAGGAACTTCGAAGCTTTGTGATGAATTATTATTGTGACTCCCAGGAGTTTCGAAGTTTTTGGTTACGTTATTGTTGTGAGTCCCAGGAGTTTCGAATCTTTGCGATACATTATTGTGAATCCTTGGAGTTTGGAAGCGTTACTTTAGATTAACCGGAATTATATCATTTTCATCTGTTTTTACTTCTCATATGCAACTCAGATACACAGGAGAGGCAAAGGTTGAAAATTCATCAATGAGCTGCTCAAGTCAAAAAGAGATGGCATAAATGACAACGAGAAAGATATGATTGAATTTGGAAACAGGAAATGGAAGAtaaaggaaagattggcaaagactATAGGGATGTAGGGATAACTACAGGCTGTAGGTAGACAGCTAGAGATTAGAGAGAAGTTAGCAAAAGACAGCAACAGTTAAACTGGGCTACTACAGGAAGGATGGGTTAGGTTATAGGCATGACAGCCAAAGATTTTGGAAAGGATAGGTAAAGAATATAGGAACGGCATCCTACTCTTCTAAAGAAGGATAGTCAAAGGCTAGAGAGTGACAGCTAAGGAGAGATGGAGGAATAATGAAAACACGGGACACACAGGGATGACACACACAGGCATGACTTATAAAGACAGATGGATCATATTAAGACACAAGCTCAGGAAAGACATTCAGAGACACAGAGATGGCGACTAAATGTCCTTGTTAAGTAGAGACccaccaggctctctctctctctctctctctctctctctctctctctctctctctacactgagTGAGAGGATCTAGCACTGACCGGGTGTGATGCAGGAGACGCAGCCGTGCTCGGGGTGGTGGGCCCCCGTCAGGTAGTCAGAGAGGGCCAGGAGAAGGGCGCGGCCGTGGGCGCTGGAAGGCCCAGCCAGGAGAATAGGAGGGGCGCGGCCGTCCACCTGCAGCTCGTACCGTCCCCCGTCCGCCACGCTGAGGAGCAGTCGTCCTTCGTCCTCACCCACGCTGGACGTGTCGTCCAGGACGAGGAACGCGCGGCTCTCGGTGTCCAACTGGGCGCGGTGTCGTTGGCGCAGTTCGTCATCCCGGCG containing:
- the LOC139749806 gene encoding procollagen-lysine,2-oxoglutarate 5-dioxygenase 2-like gives rise to the protein MMKAMWVLLLWVATAAGDILMSDNAAEGEDKVNVKGEAILGEESYRVGEEVTEAARGTGDDSRLGEGAKEPGGWEEEDLDTKSNGGDGGEEGDGRAVRVQVVVGVEAGWARGRVEEEQLLASAHAFDYNIQVQQKEEGPSCGEDEKDDHILVFLPRAEGLLQAEGSAVAAALRDVGADILLPDHRLTALAGWARTVREATRDAGATSLAQLAERLRRDDELRQRHRAQLDTESRAFLVLDDTSSVGEDEGRLLLSVADGGRYELQVDGRAPPILLAGPSSAHGRALLLALSDYLTGAHHPEHGCVSCITPDDQTVLNVTHEVVVGVFVLRPQPFLNESLTSLLLHGLHPNRTHFFLYNQVEQYSGVVEDFASRLRQTARKVTLLQPTGDIKDEADAKNMILKECMRLGCKWFLHIDSDVFLNPEIPALLLSLGHPVLAPALRIQKGTEASFWRDIDPTTLNPTHSWDHAHLLSGQHSARGYWHASCVCGVYAIRHDILAQLTSPYTYTPPRTHQHLDPTDMAFCGALWDAGVPMVVTTATPNLGVMLNTTHYDLSTPDLTSYFSNPFLWNLMYLTSTWNDVMHGQFSKVIRPCDEVYQYPTFTPRFAQDLLRLAYQHDQWSPALPQDKRKLVTGMEAVPTVDQWTSQLGLDHLMDTIFNEVLKNQQLIAFPYSLPDEVVHSIVARFHPDEVAGMPNHHDASTISFHIHLTPTKHYQGGELEFPKQKCLLKPEMGDVVVFPGRLTHPKVLHNVTSGILHKMIIHIDATEITHRHY